The Papio anubis isolate 15944 chromosome 1, Panubis1.0, whole genome shotgun sequence genome window below encodes:
- the LOC101023567 gene encoding T-cell surface glycoprotein CD1e, membrane-associated isoform X3, producing the protein MLLLFLLFEGLCCPGENTAAPQALQSYRPAAEDPLSFRMLQISSFANHSWAHSEGSGWLGDLQTHGWDTVMGTIRFLKPWSHGNFSKQELKNLQSLFQLYFSGFVRIVQASAGQFQLEYPFEIQILAGCRMNAPQIFLNMAYQGSDFLSFQGISWEPSPGAGIRAQNICKVLNRYLDIKEILQSLLGHTCPRFLAGLMEAGESELKRKVKPEAWLSRGPSPGPGRLQLVCHVSGFYPKPVWVMWMRGEQEQRGTQRGDILPNADETWYLRATLDVAAGEAAGLSCRVKHSSIEGHDLIIHWVQIRTFFLPVHPALCFPWEPTPRTPIIQDITSAWHKYCGSKTDS; encoded by the exons ATGCTGCTCCTGTTCCTCCTCTTCGAGGGACTCTGCTGTCCCGGGGAAAATACAGCAG CTCCCCAGGCTCTACAATCCTACCGTCCAGCAGCAGAGGACCCCCTGTCCTTCCGCATGCTCCAAATTTCCTCCTTTGCCAACCACAGCTGGGCACACAGTGAGGGCTCAGGATGGCTGGGTGACCTGCAGACTCATGGCTGGGACACTGTCATGGGCACCATCCGCTTTCTGAAGCCCTGGTCCCATGGAAACTTCAGCAAGCAGGAGCTGAAAAACTTACAGTCACTGTTCCAGTTATACTTCAGTGGTTTTGTCCGGATAGTGCAAGCTTCTGCTGGTCAATTTCAGCTTGAAT ACCCCTTCGAGATCCAGATATTAGCTGGCTGTAGAATGAATGCCCCACAAATCTTCTTAAATATGGCATATCAAGGATCAGATTTCCTGAGTTTCCAAGGAATTTCCTGGGAGCCATCTCCAGGAGCAGGGATCCGGGCCCAGAACATCTGTAAAGTGCTCAATCGCTACCTAGATATTAAGGAAATACTGCAAAGCCTTCTTGGTCACACCTGTCCTCGATTTCTAGCGGGGCTCATGGAAGCAGGGGAGTCAGAACTGAAACGAAAAG TGAAGCCAGAAGCCTGGCTGTCCCGTGGCCCCAGTCCTGGCCCTGGCCGTCTGCAGCTTGTGTGCCATGTCTCAGGATTCTACCCAAAGCCCGTGTGGGTGATGTGGATGCGGGGTGAACAGGAGCAGCGGGGCACTCAGCGGGGGGACATCCTGCCTAATGCTGACGAGACATGGTATCTCCGAGCAACCCTGGATGTGGCGGCTGGGGAGGCAGCTGGCCTGTCCTGTCGGGTGAAACACAGCAGTATAGAGGGCCATGATCTAATCATCCATTGGG TTCAAATAAGAACGTTCTTTCTCCCCGTGCACCCAGCCCTATGTTTCCCATGGGAGCCAACACCCAGGACACCAATAATTCAAGACATCACTTCTGCTTGGCACAAGTATTGTGGATCAAAAACAGATTCTTGA
- the LOC101023567 gene encoding T-cell surface glycoprotein CD1e, membrane-associated isoform X1: protein MLLLFLLFEGLCCPGENTAAPQALQSYRPAAEDPLSFRMLQISSFANHSWAHSEGSGWLGDLQTHGWDTVMGTIRFLKPWSHGNFSKQELKNLQSLFQLYFSGFVRIVQASAGQFQLEYPFEIQILAGCRMNAPQIFLNMAYQGSDFLSFQGISWEPSPGAGIRAQNICKVLNRYLDIKEILQSLLGHTCPRFLAGLMEAGESELKRKVKPEAWLSRGPSPGPGRLQLVCHVSGFYPKPVWVMWMRGEQEQRGTQRGDILPNADETWYLRATLDVAAGEAAGLSCRVKHSSIEGHDLIIHWGGYSIFLILICLTVIVNLVILVVVDSRLKKQSSNKNVLSPRAPSPMFPMGANTQDTNNSRHHFCLAQVLWIKNRFLKWKTRLNQLS from the exons ATGCTGCTCCTGTTCCTCCTCTTCGAGGGACTCTGCTGTCCCGGGGAAAATACAGCAG CTCCCCAGGCTCTACAATCCTACCGTCCAGCAGCAGAGGACCCCCTGTCCTTCCGCATGCTCCAAATTTCCTCCTTTGCCAACCACAGCTGGGCACACAGTGAGGGCTCAGGATGGCTGGGTGACCTGCAGACTCATGGCTGGGACACTGTCATGGGCACCATCCGCTTTCTGAAGCCCTGGTCCCATGGAAACTTCAGCAAGCAGGAGCTGAAAAACTTACAGTCACTGTTCCAGTTATACTTCAGTGGTTTTGTCCGGATAGTGCAAGCTTCTGCTGGTCAATTTCAGCTTGAAT ACCCCTTCGAGATCCAGATATTAGCTGGCTGTAGAATGAATGCCCCACAAATCTTCTTAAATATGGCATATCAAGGATCAGATTTCCTGAGTTTCCAAGGAATTTCCTGGGAGCCATCTCCAGGAGCAGGGATCCGGGCCCAGAACATCTGTAAAGTGCTCAATCGCTACCTAGATATTAAGGAAATACTGCAAAGCCTTCTTGGTCACACCTGTCCTCGATTTCTAGCGGGGCTCATGGAAGCAGGGGAGTCAGAACTGAAACGAAAAG TGAAGCCAGAAGCCTGGCTGTCCCGTGGCCCCAGTCCTGGCCCTGGCCGTCTGCAGCTTGTGTGCCATGTCTCAGGATTCTACCCAAAGCCCGTGTGGGTGATGTGGATGCGGGGTGAACAGGAGCAGCGGGGCACTCAGCGGGGGGACATCCTGCCTAATGCTGACGAGACATGGTATCTCCGAGCAACCCTGGATGTGGCGGCTGGGGAGGCAGCTGGCCTGTCCTGTCGGGTGAAACACAGCAGTATAGAGGGCCATGATCTAATCATCCATTGGG GTGGATATTCCATCTTTCTCATCCTGATCTGTTTAACTGTGATAGTTAACCTGGTCATATTGGTTGTAGTTGACTCACGGTTAAAAAAACAGAG TTCAAATAAGAACGTTCTTTCTCCCCGTGCACCCAGCCCTATGTTTCCCATGGGAGCCAACACCCAGGACACCAATAATTCAAGACATCACTTCTGCTTGGCACAAGTATTGTGGATCAAAAACAGATTCTTGAAGTGGAAGACACGCCTAAACCAACTCTCGTGA
- the CD1B gene encoding T-cell surface glycoprotein CD1b: MLLLPFQLLAVLFPGGDSERAFQGPTSFHVIQTSSFTNSTWAQTQGSGWLDDLQIHGWDSDSGTAILLKPWSKGNFSDKEFAELEEIFRVYIFGFAQEVQDFAGDFQMKYPFEIQGIAGCELHSGGAIVSFLRGALGGLDFLSVKNASCVPSPEGGSRAQKVCALIMQYQGIMETVRILLYETCPRYLLGVLNAGKADLQRQVKPEAWLSSGPSPGPGRLQLVCHVSGFYPKPVWVMWMQDEQEQRGTQLGDILPNANWTWYLRATLDVAAGEAAGLSCRVKHSSLEGQDIVLYWRNPTSTGSIVLAVMVPSLLLLLCLALWYMRRRSYQNIP, translated from the exons ATGCTGCTGCTGCCATTTCAACTGTTAGCTGTTCTCTTTCCCGGTGGTGACAGTGAACGAG CCTTCCAGGGGCCGACCTCCTTTCATGTCATCCAGACCTCGTCCTTTACCAACAGTACCTGGGCACAAACTCAAGGCTCAGGCTGGTTGGATGATTTGCAGATTCACGGCTGGGATAGTGACTCAGGCACTGCCATACTCCTGAAGCCTTGGTCTAAAGGTAACTTTAGTGATAAGGAGTTTGCCGAGTTAGAGGAGATATTCCGAGTCTACATCTTTGGATTCGCTCAAGAAGTACAAGACTTTGCCGGTGATTTCCAGATGAAAT ACCCCTTTGAGATCCAGGGCATAGCAGGCTGTGAGCTACATTCTGGAGGTGCCATAGTAAGCTTCCTGAGGGGAGCTCTAGGAGGACTGGATTTCCTAAGTGTCAAGAATGCTTCATGTGTGCCTTCCCCAGAAGGTGGCAGCAGGGCACAGAAGGTCTGTGCACTAATCATGCAATATCAAGGTATCATGGAAACTGTGAGAATTCTCCTCTATGAAACCTGCCCCCGATATCTCTTGGGCGTCCTCAATGCAGGAAAAGCAGATCTGCAAAGACAAG TGAAGCCTGAGGCCTGGCTGTCCAGTGGCCCCAGTCCTGGACCTGGCCGTCTGCAGCTTGTGTGCCATGTCTCAGGATTCTACCCAAAACCTGTGTGGGTGATGTGGATGCAGGATGAGCAGGAGCAGCGGGGCACTCAGCTAGGGGACATCCTGCCCAATGCTAACTGGACATGGTATCTCCGAGCAACCCTGGATGTGGCAGCTGGGGAGGCAGCTGGCCTATCCTGTCGAGTGAAGCACAGCAGTTTAGAGGGCCAGGACATCGTCCTCTACTGGA gaaaccccacctccactggCTCGATTGTTTTGGCAGTAATGGTGCCTTCCTTGCTCCTTTTGCTATGCCTTGCATTATGGTATATGAGGCGCCG GTCATATCAGAATATCCCATGA
- the LOC101023567 gene encoding T-cell surface glycoprotein CD1e, membrane-associated isoform X2 has product MLQISSFANHSWAHSEGSGWLGDLQTHGWDTVMGTIRFLKPWSHGNFSKQELKNLQSLFQLYFSGFVRIVQASAGQFQLEYPFEIQILAGCRMNAPQIFLNMAYQGSDFLSFQGISWEPSPGAGIRAQNICKVLNRYLDIKEILQSLLGHTCPRFLAGLMEAGESELKRKVKPEAWLSRGPSPGPGRLQLVCHVSGFYPKPVWVMWMRGEQEQRGTQRGDILPNADETWYLRATLDVAAGEAAGLSCRVKHSSIEGHDLIIHWGGYSIFLILICLTVIVNLVILVVVDSRLKKQSSNKNVLSPRAPSPMFPMGANTQDTNNSRHHFCLAQVLWIKNRFLKWKTRLNQLS; this is encoded by the exons ATGCTCCAAATTTCCTCCTTTGCCAACCACAGCTGGGCACACAGTGAGGGCTCAGGATGGCTGGGTGACCTGCAGACTCATGGCTGGGACACTGTCATGGGCACCATCCGCTTTCTGAAGCCCTGGTCCCATGGAAACTTCAGCAAGCAGGAGCTGAAAAACTTACAGTCACTGTTCCAGTTATACTTCAGTGGTTTTGTCCGGATAGTGCAAGCTTCTGCTGGTCAATTTCAGCTTGAAT ACCCCTTCGAGATCCAGATATTAGCTGGCTGTAGAATGAATGCCCCACAAATCTTCTTAAATATGGCATATCAAGGATCAGATTTCCTGAGTTTCCAAGGAATTTCCTGGGAGCCATCTCCAGGAGCAGGGATCCGGGCCCAGAACATCTGTAAAGTGCTCAATCGCTACCTAGATATTAAGGAAATACTGCAAAGCCTTCTTGGTCACACCTGTCCTCGATTTCTAGCGGGGCTCATGGAAGCAGGGGAGTCAGAACTGAAACGAAAAG TGAAGCCAGAAGCCTGGCTGTCCCGTGGCCCCAGTCCTGGCCCTGGCCGTCTGCAGCTTGTGTGCCATGTCTCAGGATTCTACCCAAAGCCCGTGTGGGTGATGTGGATGCGGGGTGAACAGGAGCAGCGGGGCACTCAGCGGGGGGACATCCTGCCTAATGCTGACGAGACATGGTATCTCCGAGCAACCCTGGATGTGGCGGCTGGGGAGGCAGCTGGCCTGTCCTGTCGGGTGAAACACAGCAGTATAGAGGGCCATGATCTAATCATCCATTGGG GTGGATATTCCATCTTTCTCATCCTGATCTGTTTAACTGTGATAGTTAACCTGGTCATATTGGTTGTAGTTGACTCACGGTTAAAAAAACAGAG TTCAAATAAGAACGTTCTTTCTCCCCGTGCACCCAGCCCTATGTTTCCCATGGGAGCCAACACCCAGGACACCAATAATTCAAGACATCACTTCTGCTTGGCACAAGTATTGTGGATCAAAAACAGATTCTTGAAGTGGAAGACACGCCTAAACCAACTCTCGTGA